TGCGGGCGCGAGTCCCGAGTTATGCGGTACACACCGATTTCCGTCTGCTGACACGCATTTTGCGCAACTTTCTCAGCAATGCCTGCCGCTACACCGAGCGCGGTGGTGTACTGCTCGGCGTACGCCGACGTGGCGCCTTCGTCGAGTTGCAGGTATGGGATAGCGGGCGTGGTATCGCCGCCGATCAGCTGGACACGATCTTCCTCGAGTTCAGCCAGCTTGAGGTCGGGCGCGCCGCCGAGCGCAAGGGTGTTGGCCTGGGCCTGGCTATCGTCGAGCGTATCGCACGCATGCTGGGCTATCCGGTGCAGGTGTTCTCGCAGCCAGGGCGTGGTTCCGTCTTCAGTATCCGCGTGCCGCTGGCGCAGGAGGCTCCGCGGCGCCAGGTACAATCCGCTGCGCAGCCGATCCTCGGTAACCCCCTGCCGGGGCGGCGCCTGCTGGTGATCGATAATGAAGTCGACATCCTGCATAGCATGGACGCACTGCTCGGGCAGTGGGGCTGCGAGGTGGTCACGGCGGTCGACTTGGCTGAAGCCTTGCAGAAACTGCAGGGCAGGGCGCCAGAGGTGATCCTGGCGGATTTTCACCTCGATCATGGGGTGCTCGGTTGTCAGGTGATTCAGCAACTGCGTGACGAATTTTCCAGGCCGATTCCGGCGCTGATCATCAGCGCTGATCGCAGTGATGACTGCCGTCATGAGTTGCAGGCACTGGGGGCGCCGCTGCTGAACAAGCCGGTCAAGCCGGGCAAGTTGCGCGCGGTACTCAGCCAGTTACTGATCGACGCTTGAGCTCGCAGCGATTGACGGAGTGAACCTGGGTGACTGGGGTGCTGTCTATTGGCTACCTCGTCCCTCAGGAGATAACCACAATGACAATTTCCATGAACCCCGTTATGCGCCGTCTGGCAGCCATCACCGCGTTGTTTCACCTGTTGCTGGTGGTGCAGATTCCTGCCGCGAACGCGGCGATGGTCGGCACGCACGAGGTGATCGCCGAGCAGCAGCACAAGGTGGATCAGCAGCAGTTGATGGCCATGCTCGATGACGAGCAGGTGAAGGAGAAACTGGTATCGATGGGCGTTGACCGTGACCAGGTCGAATCGCGTATCGCCAGCCTGACCCCGGCCGAACTGGCGCAGTTCAACCAGCAGCTGGATCAGGCACCAGCCGGTGCGGGTGTGGTTGGCATCATCGTGTTGTTTCTGGTGATCTTCATCATCACTGATATGCTGTGCGCCACCAACATCTTCAATTTCGTCAAATGCATAAATCGCTGATTCGCCTCTGCTGTATCGCCTCGATCGTTCTACTGACAGCCTGCGCTCGCTCTCCGGTGTTATCACCGGTGGGCGAGCGTTTGCCTGAGCGGGTGGAACTCACCGATGTGCCTTTCTTTCCTCAGGATGCCTACCAGTGCGGGCCGGCGGCTTTGGCTACCATGCTCAACCAGCGTGGTGTGCTGACCACGCCTGGTGCGCTCAGGGACAAGGTCTACATCCCCAGCCGTGAAGGCAGCCTGCAGGTGGAGATGGTCGCCGCGGCGCGCAATCACGAAATGCTGGTGTATCCGCTACAGCCACGCCTGGAGGCGGTGCTCGCCGAGGTGGCCGCTGGCAACCCGGTGCTGGTGCTGCAGAACCTGGCATTCGACTGGTATCCGCAATGGCACTTCGCGGTGGTGGTGGGTTACGACCGTCGCGAGCGCACGCTGATTTTACGTTCCGCCACCACGCGCAGGCTCGAAGACAGCTTCAACAGCTTCGACAGAACCTGGGCGCGCGGTGGGCGCTGGGCGGTCGTGACCTTGCCGCCAGAGCGTCTGCCGGCGCAGGCCGATGTCCACACCTGGATGAAAGCCGCCAACGACCTGGAGCAAACCGGCAACGCACAGGCCGCTCGGCGCGCCTATCGCCGCGCCGCCGAGGCCTGGCCGGAGCAGTCGCTGCCCTGGTTCGCCCTGAGCAACAGCCGCTACGCCGATGGCGACCGCAAGGGCGCCGAGCAGGCATTGCGTGAAAGCCTCAAGCGCGAGCCGGGTTTTGCTGCGGGTTGGTTCAACCTGTCGCAAGTGCTGGGTGAGCAGGGTTGTGCTTCCGAGGCGCAGCAGGCCCAGGCCTGCGCACAGCGTCTGGCACCGGAGGATTCGCGATTCGCTTTAACGCCGAAAGCCAGTGGTTCCGGTGGGCAGTGTCAGGCCTTGCCGGCCTGTCCGTGATGCCAATGAAAACGGCGCCCTTGCAGGCTGTGTGAAAACGCTCTGAACTGAACCGGTTCAATACAAACGCCTCGATTGATTCGGGGCGTCTGTGTTTTTACTGATGCAATGATGCAAAGTGCAGCGTTCAGGTCAGTAGCTCGATCATGCGGCGCGCCCCGAGTACCGAAATAGCACGTTTGAGGTTGTAGGCTTGCACGGCCATCGCCATCTCAGCTCTCACCCCGCTGAAATGGCGCACTAGAAAACGACCGTTGCCCAGAATCCATTGTTTGAGATTGCCAAAAGGGTGCTCGACGATTGCTCGTCGCCGTCCCATCATCTCAGGGTGAGTTTCGAGTCGTTTCTCCATCCGCGCGAACGCCTCTTCGTTGGGATGGCGGCTGATATGACGCCGTTGGGCCTGTGTGCACTTGGCTTTTAATGGGCAGTTCCCGCAGTCCTCGGCACGGGCTGCGTAAAGGCGAGTGCCACGATTGAGCTGTTTCAGCGACAGGGTCTTACCCGCAGGACATTGGAAACTGTCGGTCGCAGGATCGTAAGTGAAGTCCTGACGCACAAACAGCGTGCCGCCGCCCTGGTTGTTGGGCGCGCGATTCACGGGGACGAAAGCCGTAATGCCCGCTTCTTCGCAGGCCTGAAACTGCGCCCCGTTGGAATAACCTGCATCAGCCGTGACGGTCAGCTCAGGCTGCTGCAGAACCGCCTGAGTCGCTTTGGCCACCAGCTCCCCACTGATCAAGCTCGCCTGGCGACAGAACTGGACGAAAGCCTTGCAAGTCGCCTGAAAGGCCATGCTGTTGTCTTTGCGAAAATCCGCGATGGTCTTGAAGTCCGGCGCCAGACGACCCAGCAACCACATCACCTCGATATTGCGCTGGCACTCCGCCTCCAATCGACGAGAGGAGCGAATGCGCTGGAAGTAGCCATATAGGTATAGCTTGAGCAAATCAGCTGGATCGTAGCCAGGGCGCCCAGTCTTGAGCGGCTCAGCCTTGCTGAACCCCAGTACCTTCAGATCCAGACGAGCCACATAGGCCTCGATGACTCGAACTAGATGATCCTCAGGAACCAGCTCTTCCAATGTCGGCGGAAACAGGCTGCTTTGTTGCCGATCTTCACCTTGGATATAGCCCATAAACGACAATGCCCCTATCGACCGATAGAGGCATTGTCTTCACCTTGCACTCAGACTGCTAGGTTTTCACACAGTCTGCTTGGGCGCCGTTTTCATTGATGCGTTGCTTAGACGCCCAGTTTGTCACGCAGCGTGTAGTACCAGGCGCCGATGGCACTGAATGGCACCTGGAACAGGCGACCGCCCGGGAAGGGGTAGTGCGGCAACCCGGCGAAGGCATCGAAGCGCTCGGCCTGACCACGCAACGCTTCTGCCAGCACCTTGCCCGCCAGGTGCGTGTAGGTCACGCCATGGCCGCTGCAACCTTGCGAGTAGTAGATGTTGTCGCCGATACGACCGACCTGCGGCAGGCGCGACAGGGTCAGCAGGAAGTTGCCGGTCCAGGCGAAGTCGATCTTCACATTCTTCAACTGTGGGAAGGTCTTGAGCATCTTCGGACGGATGATCGCTTCGATATTGGCTGGATCGCGTGCGCCGTATACCACGCCACCGCCGTAGATCAGACGCTTGTCGCCGGTGAGGCGGTAGTAGTCGAGCAGGTAGTTGCAGTCTTCGACGCAGTAATCCTGCGGCAGCAGGCTGGCTGCAACTTCATCGGACAGCGGCTCGGTGGTGATCACCTGAGTGCCGCACGGCATCGACTTGGACGCCAGCTCCGGCACCAGGTTGCCTAGGTAGGCGTTACCGGCGACCACGACGAACTTGGCCTTGATGCGGCCTTCCGGGGTATGTACCACCGGGTTGGCGCCGCGCTCGATACGGGTAGCAGGCGACTGTTCGTAGATCACACCGCCCAGTGACTCCACAGCAGCGGCTTCGCCCAGGGCCAGATTGAGCGGATGGATATGGCCGCCGCTCATGTCCAGCATGCCGCCGACGTAGTTCTCGGTGGCAACGACTTCACGGATGCGCTTGGCGTCCATCAGTTCCAGCTGGGTATGCCCGTAGCGTTCCCACAGCTTCTTCTGCGATTCCAGGTGGCCCATCTGTTTACCGGTCAGCGCCGCGAATACACCGCCATCCTTCAGGTCGCACTGAATATCGTACTTGGCGATGCGCTCGCGAATGATGCGCCCGCCTTCGAAGGCCATCTGTCCGAGCAGTTGCGCCTGCTTGGGGCCGACCGTGCGCTCGATCACGTCGATGTCGCGGCTGTAGCTGTTGACGATCTGGCCGCCGTTGCGACCGGAGGCGCCAAAACCAACCTTGGCCGCTTCAACGATGCTCACCTTGAAACCGTTTTCCAGCAGAAACAGTGCAGTGGACAGGCCGGTGTAACCCGCGCCGATGATGCACACCTCGGTCTCCACCTCACCTTGCAGGGCAGGGCGTTGCGGCACGGGATTGGCTGAAGCGGCGTAATAGGATTGTGGGTATGCCGTGTGCGCCATCTTGAACCTCTGTTCTTTATTTTTTACGAATGATTTGATGCTACCTGAGTTGAAAATAGCCGGCTAGTGCCCGTGCAAAATATTCAACGATCCGGTTTCGATAAAAAATTGGCCTATTTCAGTGAGTTAGCGAAAAAACCTGTTGACGGCCGAAAAGATCTGCGTAAAATGCGCACCCATCGAAGGCACATAGCTCAGTTGGTTAGAGCACCACCTTGACATGGTGGGGGTCGGTAGTTCGAGTCCAATTGTGCCTACCAAATCGATAAAAAGGGGTCGCCAAGCGACCCCTTTTTTTATTGCTCGCGTTTTTCGGGCAAGCTTTACGTGTTTGTTATAGGTAGCTGCTTGTCAGGGCTCAGGCTTTCTGAAAGCATCCGCACTCTTTACTTCCAGTGACTTGGTTCGGTCTGGTTGGCCTTTGGGCTCCTGCCATCGTTAGGTGGGTATACCGCTGAATCGCTTCCTGGCTCATCCCAACCCACGTGACCTTTGGTAGGGGTCACCACTAGGAGAGGAGGCGCCATGCCCATCATTACTCTTCCCGACGGCAGTCAGCGTTCGTTCGATCATCCGGTATCCGTGCTGGAGGTCGCTCAATCCATTGGTGCGGGTCTGGCCAAGGCCACCCTGGCAGGCAAGGTCAACGGCAAGCAGGTCGATGCCTGTGACGTGATCGATACCGATGCCACCTTGCAGATCATCACGCCGAAGGACGAAGAGGGGCTGGAGATCATTCGTCACTCCTGTGCTCACCTGGTTGGGCATGCCGTGAAGCAGCTGTATCCGAATGCCAAGATGGTGATCGGCCCAGTTATCGATGAAGGCTTCTATTACGACATCGCCATTGATCGTCCTTTCACGCCGGAAGACATGGCGGCCATCGAAAAGCGCATGGCCGAGCTGATCGAGAAGGACTACGACGTCATCAAGAAGATGACGCCGCGTGCCGAAGTCATCGAGCTGTTCAAGTCGCGTGGCGAGGAATACAAGCTGCGTCTGATCGACGACATGCCGGACGAAACGGCCATGGGTCTGTACTTCCATGAAGAATACGTCGATATGTGTCGCGGCCCGCACGTGCCGAACACGCGTTTTCTCAAGGCGTTCAAGCTGACCCGTATTTCCGGCGCCTACTGGCGCGGCGACTCGAAGAATGAGCAGTTGCAGCGTGTGTACGGCACTGCCTGGGCGGACAAGAAGCAGCTGGCTGCCTATATCCAGCGCATCGAAGAGGCCGAGAAGCGCGATCACCGCCGCATCGGCAAGCAGCTCGACCTGTTCCATCTGCAGGAAGAAGCGCCGGGCATGGTGTTCTGGCACCCCAATGGCTGGACTGTCTACCAGGTGCTGGAGCAGTACATGCGCCAGGTGCAGCGTGAGAACGGCTACGTTGAGGTTCGCACGCCGCAGGTGGTTGATCGCATCCTGTGGGAGCGTTCCGGTCACTGGTCCAACTACGCCGAGAACATGTTCACCACGGCCTCGGAAAACCGCGATTACGCGGTCAAGCCGATGAACTGCCCGTGCCATGTGCAGATCTTCAATCAGGGCCTGAAGTCCTACCGTGACCTGCCGCTGCGTCTGGCCGAGTTCGGTGCCTGTCACCGTAACGAACCGTCCGGCGCGCTGCACGGCATCATGCGTGTGCGTGGCTTCGTGCAGGACGATGCGCACATCTTCTGCACCGAAGATCAGGTCAAGAAGGAAGCGGCCGATTTCATCAAGCTGACTCTGCAGGTCTACTCGGACTTCGGCTTCACCGATATCGCCATGAAACTCTCGACCCGTCCCGCCAAGCGCGTGGGCTCTGATGAGTTGTGGGACCGTGCCGAGGGTGCGCTAGCCGAGGCGCTGAACGAGTCCGGCCTGGCCTGGGAATACCAGCCGGGCGAGGGCGCCTTCTACGGTCCGAAGATCGAGTTCACCTTGCGTGACTGTCTGGGTCGTAACTGGCAGTGCGGTACGCTGCAGTACGATCCGAACCTGCCTGAGCGTCTGGATGCCAGCTACATCGCCGAAGACAACAACCGCAAACGCCCGGTCATGTTGCACCGCGCGATCCTCGGTTCGTTCGAGCGCTTCATCGGTATGCTGATCGAGCACTACGCCGGTTCCTTCCCAGCCTGGCTCGCGCCGACCCAGGCGGTGATCATGAATATCACCGACAAACAGGCCGATTTTGCCCGTGAAGTCGAGAAAACTCTCAATCAAAGCGGTTTTCGTGCCAAGGTTGACTTGAGAAACGAAAAGATCGGCTTTAAAATCCGCGAGCATACCTTGCTCAAGGTTCCCTATCTCTTGGTTATTGGAGATCGGGAAGTCGAGACTCGATCCGTTGCTGTCCGTACCCGTGAAGGCGTCGATCTGGGCTCTCTGCCCATCGAGCAGTTCGCCGCACAGTTGCAGCAAGCGGTTTCCCGGCGTGGTCGCCAAGATTTGGAGTAATAACTATTAAGCGTGAAATGAGACAGGACAAGCGGGCCGCCCCCAAGGCGCCGATCAACGAGAACATTACCGCTCGCGAAGTGCGCCTGATTGATGCCGATGGTGAGCAGATTGGTATTGTGTCGATCGATGAGGCATTGCGCGTGGCTGAAGAAGCCAAGCTGGATCTGGTAGAGATCTCGGCTGATGCAGTACCGCCAGTTTGCCGCATCATGGATTACGGCAAGCACCTGTTCGAGAAGAAGAAACAGGCTGCGATTGCCAAGAAGAATCAGCACCAGCAGCAGATCAAAGAGATCAAGTTTCGTCCAGGGACGGAGGAAGGGGATTATCAGGTAAAACTACGCAACCTGATACGTTTCCTTGAAGATGGGGACAAGGCCAAGGTATCGCTTCGATTCCGCGGTCGTGAGATGGCTCACCAGGAGCTGGGTATGGAGCTGCTCAAGCGGGTCGAACAAGACCTGATCGAGCTCGGCACCGTAGAACAGCATCCTAAGCTGGAAGGACGCCAGCTGATGATGGTCATCGCTCCCAAGAAGCGTAAATAATCTACCGGGCACTGGCAGGCCTGATGGTTATCAGTTGTTAATGAATGCGGAGTACAAAACATGCCAAAAATGAAAACCAAGAGCGGTGCTGCGAAGCGCTTCCTGAAGACTGCTACAGGCTTCAAGCACAAGCACGCTTTCAAGAGCCACATCCTGACCAAGATGTCCACGAAACGTAAGCGCCAGCTGCGTGGCAGCTCGCTGATCGGTCCGTCGGACAAAGCTAAAGTCGAGCGCATGCTGCGCGTTCGTTAATCGGTCAAGATACTTAGAGGTAATTACTCATGGCTCGTGTTAAGCGTGGCGTTATCGCTCGTGCTCGTCACAAAAAGATTCTGAAACTGGCTAAAGGCTACTACGGCGCGCGCTCGCGCGTGTTCCGTGTTGCCAAGCAGGCTGTCATCAAGGCGGGTCAATATGCCTACCGTGACCGTCGTCAGAAAAAACGTCAGTTCCGCGCACTGTGGATCGCTCGTATCAACGCTGGTGCCCGCGTCAACGGTCTGTCCTACAGCCGTCTGATCGCTGGCCTGAAAAAAGCGTCGATCGAAATCGACCGTAAGGTTCTGGCTGATCTGGCAGTGAACGAAAAAGCGGCGTTTGCTGCGATTGTCGAGAAGGCCAAGGCCGTTCTGGCTTAAGTCCCCCGACAATTCACCGGGCTTGCCCGGTGGCAACGTCAAAGATAGGGGAAGAGCCTTAACAGCTCTTCCCCTATTTTGTATCTGGAGTCTGTAAATGGAAAATCTGGATGCATTGGTCTCGCAAGCGCTCGAGGCCGTGCAACAAAGCGAAGATGTCAATGCCCTGGAGCAGCTCCGGGTTCAGTACCTCGGCAAGAAGGGTGAGCTGACCGCCCTGATGCAGACTCTGGGCAAGCTGTCGGCCGAAGAGCGTCCGCAGGCTGGTGCTCTGATCAACGCTGCCAAGAATCAGGTGCAAGATGCGCTGAATGCCCGCAAAACCGTGCTTGAGCAGGCTCTGCTCGCCGAGAAGCTGGCCTCCGAGCGTATCGACGTGACCTTGCCTGGCCGCGGTCAGGCCTCTGGTGGTCTGCATCCGGTGACTCGCACGCTGGAGCGTGTCGAACAGTTCTTTACTCACATTGGTTACAGCGTTGCCGAAGGCCCGGAAGTCGAAGACGACTATCATAACTTCGAGGCGCTCAACATCCCCGGTCACCACCCGGCACGGGCGATGCACGACACCTTCTATTTCAACGCGAACATGCTGCTACGCACCCACACCTCGCCGGTGCAGGTGCGCACCATGGAGTCGCAACAGCCGCCGATCCGCATTGTCTGCCCGGGTCGCGTTTATCGCTGCGACTCCGATATCACTCACTCGCCCATGTTCCACCAGGTCGAAGGCCTGCTGGTCGACGAGGACATCAGCTTTGCCGACCTCAAGGGCACCATCGAGGAGTTCCTCCGAGTGTTCTTCGAGAAGCCATTGGGCGTGCGCTTCCGTCCATCGTTCTTCCCGTTCACCGAGCCGTCGGCCGAAGTCGACATGCAGTGCGTGATGTGCTCCGGCAAGGGTTGCCGTGTGTGCAAGCAGACCGGCTGGCTGGAAGTGATGGGCTGCGGCATGGTGCACCCGAACGTGCTGCGTATGAGTGGCATCGATCCGGAGAAATACTCCGGCTTCGCCTTCGGTATGGGCGTCGAACGCCTGGCCATGCTGCGTTATGGCGTCAATGATCTGCGCCTGTTCTTCGATAACGACCTGCGGTTCCTGGCTCAATTTCGCTAGCACCCGCCTCTCGTGATCGAATTCATTTAGCGTGACAGTCGCGTAGCGACGCTTCCTTCAAATCCTTCTCCCTTGGGAGAAGATGGCGCAAAGCGCCGGATGAGGGTGGGGTATGCAGCGTAGGCTTGCATGATGAGGGTGCCTACGCGGCATGCCCGTCAAGGAGAACAGACAACATGAAATTCAGTGAACAGTGGCTGCGCAGCTGGGTGAATCCCGGCGTATCCCGCGAGGAGCTGGTCGCGCGCCTGTCCATGGTCGGCCTCGAAGTCGACGCCGTGCAGCCTGTGGCCGGCGCCTTCAGTGGTGTGGTGGTCGGTGAGATCCTGAGTGCCGAGCAACATCCGGACGCCGACAAGCTGCGCGTCTGCCAGGTCAGCAATGGCGCCGAGACCTTCCAGGTCGTTTGCGGTGCGCCCAATGCTCGCGTCGGCATCAAGATTCCGTTCGCCATGATCGGTGCCGAGCTGCCAGGCGATTTCAAGATCAAGAAGGCCAAACTGCGTGGCGTGGAGTCCCAGGGCATGCTGTGCTCGGCTTCCGAGCTGCAGATCAGCGAGGACAACAGTGGTCTGATGGAGCTGGCGGCAGACGCCCCGGTAGGCCAGGACATTCGTACCTACCTGGGCCTGGATGACGCCAGCATCGAGATCGGCCTGACGCCTAACCGCGGCGATTGCCTGTCGCTCGCTGGCCTGGCCCGCGAAGTCGGCGCCATGTACAGCGCTGCAGTTTCTCCAGTTGCTGTCGACGCCGTTGCGCCTGTGCATGACGAAGTGCGCCCGGTCGAAGTGCTCGCGCCCAAGGCTTGCCCGCGCTACCTCGGTCGCGTCGTGCGTAACGTCGACCTGTCTCGTCCGACGCCGTTGTGGATGGTCGAACGTCTGCGTCGCTCCGATATCCGCAGCATCGATGCGGCGGTGGACATCACCAACTATGTGATGCTCGAGCTGGGTCAGCCCATGCATGCCTTCGATCTTGCTGAGATTAACGGCGGCATTCGCGTGCGCATGGCTGAAGAGGGCGAGAAGCTGGTGTTGCTCGACGGCCAGGAAGTTAGCCTGCGTACTGATACGCTGGTCATCGCTGATCACAGTCGCGCCCTGGCCATCGCAGGTGTGATGGGCGGTGAGCACAGCGGTGTGAGCGACAAGACGCGCGACCTGTTCCTGGAAAGTGCCTTCTTCGACAATATCGCCGTTGCCGGCAAGGCCCGCTTCTATGGCCTGCACACCGACGCTTCGCACCGTTTCGAGCGGGGTGTGGATTCGCAACTGGCGCGCAAAGCGATGGAGCGCGCGACTGCGCTGCTGCTGGAGATCGTTGGCGGCGAAGCCGGTCCGATCATCGAAGTCAGCAGCGAGGCCGATCTGCCGAATGTGGCGCCGATCACTCTGCGCGCCGAGCGCATCAGCCAGATGCTGGGTATGGACATGGACGGCGCCGAGGCCGAGCGCCTGCTCACCGCGCTGGGGCTGGGCGTCAGTGCTCAGGGTGCTGGCCAGTGGCTGGTCAGCGTGCCAAGTCATCGTTTCGATATCAGCCTGGAAGTGGATCTGATCGAAGAGCTGGGTCGCCTGTATGGTTATAACCGCTTGCCGGTGCGTTACCCGCAGGCTCGTCTCGAGCCGCAGACCAAGGCCGAGGCGCGTGCCGAGCTGCCTGCGTTACGTCGCTTGCTGGTCGCCCGTGGTTATCAGGAGGCGATCACCTACAGCTTCATCGA
This region of Pseudomonas wenzhouensis genomic DNA includes:
- a CDS encoding PA2779 family protein, which translates into the protein MTISMNPVMRRLAAITALFHLLLVVQIPAANAAMVGTHEVIAEQQHKVDQQQLMAMLDDEQVKEKLVSMGVDRDQVESRIASLTPAELAQFNQQLDQAPAGAGVVGIIVLFLVIFIITDMLCATNIFNFVKCINR
- a CDS encoding PA2778 family cysteine peptidase, producing MHKSLIRLCCIASIVLLTACARSPVLSPVGERLPERVELTDVPFFPQDAYQCGPAALATMLNQRGVLTTPGALRDKVYIPSREGSLQVEMVAAARNHEMLVYPLQPRLEAVLAEVAAGNPVLVLQNLAFDWYPQWHFAVVVGYDRRERTLILRSATTRRLEDSFNSFDRTWARGGRWAVVTLPPERLPAQADVHTWMKAANDLEQTGNAQAARRAYRRAAEAWPEQSLPWFALSNSRYADGDRKGAEQALRESLKREPGFAAGWFNLSQVLGEQGCASEAQQAQACAQRLAPEDSRFALTPKASGSGGQCQALPACP
- a CDS encoding transposase, giving the protein MGYIQGEDRQQSSLFPPTLEELVPEDHLVRVIEAYVARLDLKVLGFSKAEPLKTGRPGYDPADLLKLYLYGYFQRIRSSRRLEAECQRNIEVMWLLGRLAPDFKTIADFRKDNSMAFQATCKAFVQFCRQASLISGELVAKATQAVLQQPELTVTADAGYSNGAQFQACEEAGITAFVPVNRAPNNQGGGTLFVRQDFTYDPATDSFQCPAGKTLSLKQLNRGTRLYAARAEDCGNCPLKAKCTQAQRRHISRHPNEEAFARMEKRLETHPEMMGRRRAIVEHPFGNLKQWILGNGRFLVRHFSGVRAEMAMAVQAYNLKRAISVLGARRMIELLT
- a CDS encoding NAD(P)/FAD-dependent oxidoreductase, which encodes MAHTAYPQSYYAASANPVPQRPALQGEVETEVCIIGAGYTGLSTALFLLENGFKVSIVEAAKVGFGASGRNGGQIVNSYSRDIDVIERTVGPKQAQLLGQMAFEGGRIIRERIAKYDIQCDLKDGGVFAALTGKQMGHLESQKKLWERYGHTQLELMDAKRIREVVATENYVGGMLDMSGGHIHPLNLALGEAAAVESLGGVIYEQSPATRIERGANPVVHTPEGRIKAKFVVVAGNAYLGNLVPELASKSMPCGTQVITTEPLSDEVAASLLPQDYCVEDCNYLLDYYRLTGDKRLIYGGGVVYGARDPANIEAIIRPKMLKTFPQLKNVKIDFAWTGNFLLTLSRLPQVGRIGDNIYYSQGCSGHGVTYTHLAGKVLAEALRGQAERFDAFAGLPHYPFPGGRLFQVPFSAIGAWYYTLRDKLGV
- the thrS gene encoding threonine--tRNA ligase, with the translated sequence MPIITLPDGSQRSFDHPVSVLEVAQSIGAGLAKATLAGKVNGKQVDACDVIDTDATLQIITPKDEEGLEIIRHSCAHLVGHAVKQLYPNAKMVIGPVIDEGFYYDIAIDRPFTPEDMAAIEKRMAELIEKDYDVIKKMTPRAEVIELFKSRGEEYKLRLIDDMPDETAMGLYFHEEYVDMCRGPHVPNTRFLKAFKLTRISGAYWRGDSKNEQLQRVYGTAWADKKQLAAYIQRIEEAEKRDHRRIGKQLDLFHLQEEAPGMVFWHPNGWTVYQVLEQYMRQVQRENGYVEVRTPQVVDRILWERSGHWSNYAENMFTTASENRDYAVKPMNCPCHVQIFNQGLKSYRDLPLRLAEFGACHRNEPSGALHGIMRVRGFVQDDAHIFCTEDQVKKEAADFIKLTLQVYSDFGFTDIAMKLSTRPAKRVGSDELWDRAEGALAEALNESGLAWEYQPGEGAFYGPKIEFTLRDCLGRNWQCGTLQYDPNLPERLDASYIAEDNNRKRPVMLHRAILGSFERFIGMLIEHYAGSFPAWLAPTQAVIMNITDKQADFAREVEKTLNQSGFRAKVDLRNEKIGFKIREHTLLKVPYLLVIGDREVETRSVAVRTREGVDLGSLPIEQFAAQLQQAVSRRGRQDLE
- the infC gene encoding translation initiation factor IF-3; translation: MTIKREMRQDKRAAPKAPINENITAREVRLIDADGEQIGIVSIDEALRVAEEAKLDLVEISADAVPPVCRIMDYGKHLFEKKKQAAIAKKNQHQQQIKEIKFRPGTEEGDYQVKLRNLIRFLEDGDKAKVSLRFRGREMAHQELGMELLKRVEQDLIELGTVEQHPKLEGRQLMMVIAPKKRK
- the rpmI gene encoding 50S ribosomal protein L35, yielding MPKMKTKSGAAKRFLKTATGFKHKHAFKSHILTKMSTKRKRQLRGSSLIGPSDKAKVERMLRVR
- the rplT gene encoding 50S ribosomal protein L20, with product MARVKRGVIARARHKKILKLAKGYYGARSRVFRVAKQAVIKAGQYAYRDRRQKKRQFRALWIARINAGARVNGLSYSRLIAGLKKASIEIDRKVLADLAVNEKAAFAAIVEKAKAVLA
- the pheS gene encoding phenylalanine--tRNA ligase subunit alpha, which gives rise to MENLDALVSQALEAVQQSEDVNALEQLRVQYLGKKGELTALMQTLGKLSAEERPQAGALINAAKNQVQDALNARKTVLEQALLAEKLASERIDVTLPGRGQASGGLHPVTRTLERVEQFFTHIGYSVAEGPEVEDDYHNFEALNIPGHHPARAMHDTFYFNANMLLRTHTSPVQVRTMESQQPPIRIVCPGRVYRCDSDITHSPMFHQVEGLLVDEDISFADLKGTIEEFLRVFFEKPLGVRFRPSFFPFTEPSAEVDMQCVMCSGKGCRVCKQTGWLEVMGCGMVHPNVLRMSGIDPEKYSGFAFGMGVERLAMLRYGVNDLRLFFDNDLRFLAQFR
- the pheT gene encoding phenylalanine--tRNA ligase subunit beta; this encodes MKFSEQWLRSWVNPGVSREELVARLSMVGLEVDAVQPVAGAFSGVVVGEILSAEQHPDADKLRVCQVSNGAETFQVVCGAPNARVGIKIPFAMIGAELPGDFKIKKAKLRGVESQGMLCSASELQISEDNSGLMELAADAPVGQDIRTYLGLDDASIEIGLTPNRGDCLSLAGLAREVGAMYSAAVSPVAVDAVAPVHDEVRPVEVLAPKACPRYLGRVVRNVDLSRPTPLWMVERLRRSDIRSIDAAVDITNYVMLELGQPMHAFDLAEINGGIRVRMAEEGEKLVLLDGQEVSLRTDTLVIADHSRALAIAGVMGGEHSGVSDKTRDLFLESAFFDNIAVAGKARFYGLHTDASHRFERGVDSQLARKAMERATALLLEIVGGEAGPIIEVSSEADLPNVAPITLRAERISQMLGMDMDGAEAERLLTALGLGVSAQGAGQWLVSVPSHRFDISLEVDLIEELGRLYGYNRLPVRYPQARLEPQTKAEARAELPALRRLLVARGYQEAITYSFIDPKLFELFTPGVEPLQLANPISADMAAMRSSLWPGLVKALQHNLNRQQSRVRLFESGLRFVGQLEGLQQEAMLAGVISGSRLPEGWANSRESADFFDLKADVEALLGYAGAADAFRFVPGEHPALHPGQTARIEREGRLVGFMGALHPELAKTLGLDQPVFLFELVLAEVAAGRMPVFSELSRFPEVRRDLALLVEREQPAEAVLAAIRETAGEWLTDLKLFDVYHGKGIDPLRKSLAVGLTWQHPSRTLNDDEVSTTTQNILTCLEQRFNATLRK